Proteins encoded by one window of Enterococcus saccharolyticus subsp. saccharolyticus:
- a CDS encoding zinc ABC transporter substrate-binding protein AdcA codes for MKKGKLGMLLVSTLLLGACASNTTDKTDSTSSKEESLEIVTTFYPMYDFTKNIVGDEANVELLIPAGTEAHDYEPSAKDIANIQQADAFVYNNENMEMWVPSLEESLKDGDVNVIKATEGMLLLPGSEDDHDHDHGHGEERHSHELDPHVWISPYRAIQEVESIRDQLIAAYPDKKEAFTTNAEKYLTKLSTLDESYQEAFEQAKQKSFVTQHAAFGYLALDYGLTQVSIAGLSPDEEPSPARLAELKEFVDEHGVKYIYFEENANDAIARTLADEAKVDLEVLNPLEGLTKEAIDNGEDYVSVMEQNLVALRKTTDTENPKEETAKAEKEKTVYNGYFEDNDVKDRPLSDWSGEWQSVYPLLEDGSLDQVFDYKAKLDPSQTKEEYKEYYTVGYQTDVKEITITDDTMEFIFDDNSSEKATYRYAGKEILNYKAGNRGVRFLFEATDPDTKAFKYVQFSDHSISPTKAAHFHIYFGNDSQEALLEEVDNWPTYYRTDLSATEIAQEMLAH; via the coding sequence GTGAAAAAAGGAAAATTAGGTATGTTGTTAGTCAGCACACTCTTATTAGGGGCTTGTGCAAGCAACACAACGGATAAAACGGATAGTACATCATCAAAAGAGGAATCATTAGAAATTGTTACTACCTTCTATCCGATGTATGATTTCACAAAAAATATTGTTGGAGATGAAGCCAACGTCGAATTATTGATACCGGCTGGAACAGAAGCACATGATTATGAACCGTCTGCCAAAGATATCGCTAATATTCAACAAGCTGATGCCTTTGTTTATAACAATGAGAATATGGAAATGTGGGTTCCTTCTCTTGAAGAATCGTTAAAAGATGGTGACGTCAACGTCATTAAAGCAACTGAAGGCATGTTATTGTTACCTGGTTCTGAAGATGATCATGACCACGATCATGGACATGGCGAAGAAAGACATAGTCATGAACTAGACCCTCATGTTTGGATATCTCCTTATCGTGCCATTCAAGAAGTTGAAAGTATCCGTGACCAATTGATTGCTGCATATCCAGATAAAAAAGAAGCGTTCACTACAAATGCTGAAAAATATTTAACAAAATTATCTACCCTTGATGAAAGCTATCAAGAAGCATTTGAACAAGCAAAACAAAAAAGCTTTGTCACACAACATGCAGCTTTTGGTTACTTGGCTTTAGATTATGGTTTGACACAAGTCTCGATTGCTGGTCTTTCTCCAGATGAAGAACCTTCCCCTGCTCGTTTAGCAGAACTAAAAGAATTTGTTGACGAACATGGCGTAAAATATATTTACTTTGAAGAAAATGCGAATGATGCTATCGCTCGTACGCTAGCTGATGAAGCTAAAGTAGACCTAGAAGTTCTAAATCCACTTGAAGGTTTAACCAAAGAAGCCATCGATAACGGTGAAGACTATGTTTCAGTAATGGAACAAAATTTAGTAGCCTTACGTAAAACAACCGATACAGAAAATCCAAAAGAAGAAACAGCTAAAGCAGAAAAAGAAAAAACTGTTTATAATGGCTATTTTGAGGATAATGATGTCAAAGATCGCCCATTATCTGATTGGAGTGGTGAATGGCAATCTGTTTATCCATTACTTGAAGATGGTTCATTAGATCAAGTCTTTGATTACAAAGCAAAACTGGACCCAAGTCAAACAAAAGAAGAATACAAAGAATATTATACAGTTGGTTACCAAACAGATGTCAAAGAAATAACTATTACCGATGACACCATGGAATTTATTTTCGACGATAATTCGTCTGAAAAAGCAACGTATCGCTATGCTGGAAAAGAGATTTTAAATTATAAAGCTGGAAACCGTGGCGTTCGTTTCTTATTTGAAGCAACAGATCCAGATACGAAAGCATTTAAATATGTTCAATTTAGCGATCATTCAATTTCACCAACAAAAGCCGCTCACTTCCACATTTATTTTGGAAATGATAGTCAAGAAGCTTTGTTAGAAGAAGTAGATAATTGGCCAACGTATTACCGGACTGATTTATCTGCAACTGAAATTGCTCAAGAAATGTTAGCACACTAA
- a CDS encoding IS110 family transposase: protein MFYLGIDIGKRTHVASIMNDEGKVLLKGFSFVNSLDGTHALLERLTSFSDSTEDFLVGMEATGHYWLALFSFLDEQQFLVHVINPIQTDGWRKGTEIRKRKNDSIDSVLIADLIRYGSFNETALADETMFSLRQLTRYRSYLVGTAGDFKRKVIAILDQIFPEYEKVFSKVGIFGKASKAVLSEFSSPDEFNQVSAETLAETLRVASRSRVGQSKAEALKTAAAHSFGVRFAQDAFVFQLRSMIDQLSFLEEQIKRTEEEIAQLMASLHSVIETVPGIGTVLGATILGEIGDIQKFSTPKKLVAYAGIDASVSKSGEYEATHNVMSKRGSPYLRKALFQAALIASRCDPVFKAFYDKKRAEGKHHLTAIGAVSRKLCYIIHAILTKNEPYEIRQ, encoded by the coding sequence ATGTTTTATCTAGGTATTGATATTGGCAAACGAACACACGTCGCTTCCATCATGAATGACGAAGGAAAAGTCCTACTTAAAGGTTTCTCTTTTGTGAATTCTTTGGACGGTACTCACGCTCTTTTAGAACGACTTACTTCTTTCTCTGATTCCACAGAGGACTTTCTTGTTGGTATGGAAGCCACCGGTCACTATTGGTTAGCCCTTTTCTCATTTCTTGATGAACAACAGTTTCTTGTTCACGTCATCAATCCCATTCAAACAGATGGCTGGAGAAAAGGAACTGAAATTCGTAAACGAAAAAATGATAGTATCGACTCAGTATTAATTGCTGACTTAATTCGCTACGGTTCATTCAACGAAACAGCTTTAGCGGACGAAACCATGTTCTCCTTACGTCAATTGACTCGTTATCGTTCATATCTTGTTGGCACAGCTGGCGACTTTAAACGAAAAGTCATTGCCATACTAGACCAAATCTTTCCTGAGTACGAAAAGGTGTTTTCAAAAGTTGGCATTTTTGGCAAAGCCTCCAAAGCCGTCCTATCTGAGTTTTCGTCTCCTGATGAATTCAATCAAGTTTCTGCCGAAACATTAGCTGAAACACTCCGTGTAGCGAGTCGAAGTCGTGTTGGACAAAGCAAGGCAGAGGCACTGAAAACAGCCGCCGCTCATTCTTTTGGTGTTCGTTTTGCTCAAGATGCCTTTGTTTTTCAATTACGTTCTATGATTGATCAACTCAGCTTTTTAGAAGAACAAATTAAACGAACAGAAGAAGAAATTGCACAATTAATGGCTTCTCTTCATTCGGTCATAGAAACCGTTCCTGGTATTGGAACTGTCCTTGGTGCGACGATTTTAGGTGAAATTGGTGATATTCAGAAATTTTCTACGCCTAAAAAATTAGTAGCCTACGCAGGAATCGATGCGTCTGTCTCAAAATCTGGTGAATATGAAGCCACTCACAACGTGATGAGTAAACGTGGCTCTCCCTACTTAAGAAAAGCACTGTTTCAAGCGGCACTCATTGCGTCCAGATGTGATCCAGTTTTCAAAGCCTTTTATGATAAGAAACGAGCAGAAGGAAAACACCATCTTACAGCGATTGGCGCTGTTTCAAGAAAGCTATGCTATATTATTCATGCCATTCTAACAAAGAATGAACCGTATGAAATTCGTCAGTAG
- a CDS encoding MFS transporter, with product MEYSQETARLWTKDFILLMVITMLAMTAITTQMGTLPLFVSELGGTSAVSGGVVGILGISALFVRFPIGFLLDKYGRRLLLITGLLILLIDFTLLNFLQTLLSLFLLRLVQGVGNSIQATASATMTADLIPKDKLSRGLGYFSIAQSVPSAIGPLIGLTVVENYGFDALFRIALVLTALAFFLSLFVSESLVVTSKKTNDLDVGLLKKPEVVIPSIIMFLIFLAQSGVVAFIAQFAIERHISGAGYYFTVMSIVTVLVRLCFPVLLEKINQQFLIISSILFVTVAFGLVAFSTGLITLLLSAILYGIGYANLMPIMNTIVLQSVSEQQRGKATAIFLLSLDVAYGGGAMVWGVVATFVGFSTMYLICTMCSVFAGMVYLIWRNRI from the coding sequence ATGGAATATTCTCAAGAAACAGCTCGACTGTGGACCAAAGATTTTATTTTATTAATGGTCATTACCATGTTGGCGATGACCGCCATTACCACTCAAATGGGGACACTACCGTTATTTGTATCTGAATTAGGAGGAACAAGCGCTGTGTCAGGAGGAGTCGTTGGAATTTTAGGAATTTCTGCCTTGTTTGTCCGTTTTCCAATTGGCTTTCTCCTTGATAAATATGGTCGGCGCTTGTTACTTATCACAGGTTTATTGATCCTACTGATTGATTTTACACTGTTGAATTTTTTGCAAACACTCCTTTCATTATTTTTGTTGCGTTTAGTACAAGGTGTTGGCAATAGTATTCAAGCGACAGCTTCGGCAACCATGACTGCTGATTTAATTCCCAAAGACAAATTATCACGAGGACTTGGCTATTTTAGTATTGCCCAATCCGTTCCCAGTGCGATTGGGCCGTTAATCGGATTGACAGTAGTTGAAAATTACGGATTTGATGCACTTTTTCGCATTGCCTTAGTTTTGACTGCTCTGGCATTCTTTTTAAGTCTCTTTGTCAGTGAAAGTTTAGTTGTGACTTCTAAGAAAACCAACGATTTAGATGTAGGGTTGTTAAAGAAGCCTGAAGTTGTCATTCCTAGTATCATTATGTTTTTGATTTTTTTGGCACAATCTGGAGTAGTTGCGTTTATTGCGCAATTCGCTATCGAACGTCATATTTCTGGTGCGGGCTATTACTTTACAGTAATGTCTATTGTGACGGTCTTAGTACGACTTTGCTTTCCAGTATTACTAGAAAAAATCAATCAACAGTTTTTAATTATTAGTAGTATTTTATTTGTAACGGTAGCATTTGGTTTGGTGGCATTTTCAACGGGTTTGATCACCTTGTTGTTATCAGCCATATTATATGGGATTGGTTACGCCAATTTGATGCCAATAATGAATACGATTGTGTTGCAAAGCGTTTCTGAGCAGCAACGTGGAAAAGCAACCGCAATCTTTTTATTATCTTTAGATGTAGCCTATGGTGGCGGTGCGATGGTTTGGGGCGTTGTAGCAACTTTTGTTGGTTTCTCGACGATGTATCTGATTTGTACAATGTGTAGCGTTTTTGCCGGAATGGTCTATTTAATTTGGCGAAATCGAATCTAG
- a CDS encoding putative metal homeostasis protein yields MEKQDLSSAYRRLKSPNIKTRKRALKIIHQYKRNNKK; encoded by the coding sequence ATGGAAAAGCAAGATTTATCGAGTGCTTACCGTCGTCTAAAAAGTCCTAATATTAAGACACGCAAACGGGCATTGAAAATCATTCACCAATACAAACGCAACAATAAAAAATAA
- a CDS encoding NusG domain II-containing protein, with amino-acid sequence MKKRLKQMRIKPFDLPIILLLILFSFAPLVIFAAQQQPESDTPSARYAIIRINGQEVDRFNLDETQDFEKTYYPAKDQYNIIQVKEGRIRVREDNSPDQIAVKTSWIAKNGETSICLPHKLVIEIQQEGAEDAFIN; translated from the coding sequence ATGAAAAAACGCTTGAAACAAATGAGAATCAAGCCATTCGATCTCCCAATTATCCTTTTGTTGATTCTCTTTTCGTTCGCTCCCTTAGTTATTTTCGCTGCCCAACAGCAACCCGAATCTGATACACCTTCTGCCCGTTATGCGATTATTCGAATTAATGGGCAAGAAGTCGATCGCTTTAATTTAGACGAAACACAAGATTTTGAAAAAACATACTATCCTGCAAAAGATCAGTACAATATTATTCAAGTAAAAGAAGGACGTATTCGCGTTCGTGAAGATAATAGTCCAGATCAAATTGCAGTTAAAACAAGTTGGATTGCTAAAAATGGCGAAACAAGTATCTGTCTCCCCCACAAATTAGTCATTGAAATCCAACAAGAAGGCGCAGAAGATGCCTTTATCAATTAA
- the rpsN gene encoding 30S ribosomal protein S14, translating into MAKKSKIAKYNKQRALVEQYAALRQELKAKGDYEALAKLPKDSHPNRLKNRDVIDGRPHAYMRKFGLSRINFRKYAHLGQIPGVKKASW; encoded by the coding sequence ATGGCAAAAAAATCAAAAATTGCAAAATACAATAAACAACGTGCATTAGTCGAACAATATGCTGCCTTACGCCAAGAGTTAAAAGCAAAAGGCGATTATGAAGCATTAGCAAAATTACCGAAAGATTCACACCCAAATCGCTTAAAAAATCGTGATGTGATTGATGGACGACCACATGCTTATATGCGTAAATTTGGTTTATCAAGAATTAATTTCCGTAAATATGCACATCTTGGTCAAATCCCGGGTGTCAAAAAAGCTAGTTGGTAA
- a CDS encoding NAD-dependent epimerase/dehydratase family protein has translation MKVVVIGGGGHIGSFLIPKLVKAQHDVVVITRGKSQPYYQDWTWQKVEHVILDRQKDPQFNEKIAALAADVVIDLICFTLDEVKGLVQALKKTQLSHYLYCSSIWAHGRAESLPADPNGRKFPLDEYGSQKYASEKYLKQEYRTNQFPATVIMPGQISGPGWSMINPLGNLDDQVFQDIAAGKEIYLPNFGMETLHHLYT, from the coding sequence ATGAAAGTTGTTGTGATTGGTGGAGGCGGACATATTGGTTCGTTCTTAATTCCTAAATTAGTGAAAGCGCAACATGACGTTGTAGTAATTACTCGTGGCAAGAGTCAGCCATATTATCAAGACTGGACTTGGCAGAAAGTAGAACATGTTATTCTGGATAGACAAAAAGATCCGCAATTTAATGAAAAAATTGCCGCTCTTGCTGCGGATGTCGTGATTGATTTAATCTGTTTTACATTGGATGAAGTCAAAGGTCTGGTGCAAGCATTGAAAAAAACGCAACTCTCGCATTACCTGTATTGTTCCTCTATTTGGGCCCATGGTAGAGCGGAATCTTTACCTGCTGATCCAAATGGTCGGAAATTTCCATTAGATGAATATGGAAGTCAAAAATATGCAAGCGAAAAATATTTAAAACAAGAGTATCGCACGAATCAATTTCCTGCCACGGTCATTATGCCAGGACAGATTTCAGGTCCTGGTTGGTCAATGATTAATCCTCTAGGAAATTTGGATGATCAAGTATTTCAAGATATTGCAGCGGGCAAAGAAATTTATTTGCCAAATTTTGGAATGGAGACATTGCATCATTTGTACACATAG
- a CDS encoding Lrp/AsnC family transcriptional regulator, with amino-acid sequence MDMLDVKILNILQKNARVTVKQIAEECFISSPSVSTRLQNLEHQGIIKSYQTIVDYQKLNFSIKAYIQCAVNAKIKHDFYRYIEKIPNVVECDCITGDFSMLLKVFFQNTIALDEFINELQTFGDTKTHIVFSTSVGPRGVSFDTTE; translated from the coding sequence ATGGATATGCTAGATGTCAAAATTTTAAATATTTTACAAAAAAATGCGCGTGTCACTGTTAAACAAATTGCCGAAGAGTGTTTTATTTCTTCTCCATCTGTTTCAACAAGGCTTCAAAATCTTGAACATCAAGGGATTATTAAGTCTTATCAAACAATTGTTGATTATCAAAAATTAAACTTTTCAATTAAAGCATATATTCAATGTGCAGTGAATGCAAAAATCAAACATGATTTTTATCGCTATATTGAGAAGATCCCCAATGTCGTTGAATGTGACTGCATTACAGGTGACTTTTCGATGCTTTTAAAAGTATTTTTTCAAAATACCATCGCCTTGGATGAATTTATTAACGAATTACAAACATTTGGTGATACAAAAACTCACATCGTCTTTTCGACTAGCGTGGGTCCTAGAGGCGTGAGTTTTGATACGACCGAATAA
- a CDS encoding amino acid ABC transporter ATP-binding protein — MVQAQIQGLKKQFGKNEILKGVDMTVHHGEVICIIGPSGSGKTTFLRCLNLLERPDAGRYVLGSESYLLHRIGSKQRREIALKTAMVFQSYELFQHMTVLQNVMEGLVTPRQFSKKDAKQIALTMLEKVGLSDKASMYPVQLSGGQQQRVGIARAMALSPELLLFDEPTSALDPELVGDVLKVMRQLADTGQTMIIVTHEMQFAYEVADKVIFMADGVVVEAGTPEEVFRQSKEDRTKKFLSQINFKTA, encoded by the coding sequence ATGGTTCAAGCGCAAATTCAAGGATTGAAAAAACAATTTGGTAAAAATGAAATTTTAAAAGGAGTCGATATGACAGTCCATCATGGCGAAGTAATTTGTATTATCGGTCCTAGTGGTTCTGGCAAAACAACCTTCTTACGCTGTTTAAATTTATTGGAACGACCAGATGCAGGACGTTATGTTCTAGGTTCTGAAAGTTATTTGCTGCATCGTATCGGCAGTAAGCAACGACGAGAGATTGCGTTAAAGACAGCGATGGTTTTTCAATCGTATGAGCTATTCCAACATATGACGGTTTTGCAAAATGTGATGGAAGGATTGGTGACACCTCGCCAGTTTTCTAAAAAAGACGCCAAACAAATCGCCTTAACAATGCTTGAAAAAGTGGGGTTATCAGATAAAGCAAGTATGTATCCTGTTCAATTATCTGGTGGGCAACAACAACGGGTCGGAATTGCTCGTGCGATGGCATTAAGTCCTGAACTTTTGCTATTTGATGAACCAACTTCGGCACTTGATCCAGAATTAGTGGGTGATGTTTTAAAAGTCATGCGTCAATTAGCTGACACGGGACAGACAATGATTATTGTGACCCATGAAATGCAATTTGCATATGAAGTTGCGGATAAGGTCATCTTTATGGCTGATGGTGTCGTCGTTGAAGCAGGAACTCCTGAAGAAGTGTTTCGACAATCAAAAGAAGATCGAACAAAGAAATTTTTATCGCAAATTAATTTCAAAACGGCATAG
- a CDS encoding ABC transporter ATP-binding protein — MSYALEIKELKKVYASGVEALRGINLTVEEGDFYALLGPNGAGKSTTIGIMTSLVNKTSGQVKIFDYDLDTELVRAKQQIGLVPQEFNFNPFETVQQIVVNQAGYYGVPRKEAFKRSEKYLKQSDLWEKRDERAGMLSGGMKRRLMIARAMMHEPKLLILDEPTAGVDIELRREMWHFLRELNEKGTTIILTTHYLEEAEMLCRNIGIIQSGRLIENTSMKALLSKLQFETFLFDLAPFEKAPEIVGYHSSFEDETTLAVEVERNQGINELFEQLTNQGIKVLSMRNKSNRLEELFLKITEENHQVGEKHV; from the coding sequence ATGAGCTATGCATTAGAAATAAAAGAATTAAAAAAAGTCTACGCATCTGGCGTGGAAGCTTTACGGGGGATTAACTTAACGGTTGAAGAAGGTGATTTTTATGCGCTTCTAGGTCCAAATGGGGCAGGAAAATCGACAACGATTGGAATTATGACTTCTCTTGTCAATAAAACATCAGGACAAGTGAAAATCTTTGATTATGATTTAGATACAGAATTAGTTCGTGCAAAGCAACAAATTGGACTTGTTCCCCAAGAATTTAACTTCAATCCATTTGAAACAGTTCAACAAATTGTGGTGAATCAAGCAGGATACTATGGTGTTCCACGTAAAGAAGCATTTAAACGAAGTGAAAAATATTTAAAGCAATCTGATTTATGGGAAAAACGCGATGAACGTGCGGGTATGTTATCAGGCGGAATGAAACGTCGTTTGATGATTGCACGTGCGATGATGCATGAGCCTAAACTGTTGATTTTAGATGAACCAACAGCAGGAGTTGATATTGAATTGCGCCGTGAAATGTGGCATTTCTTAAGGGAATTAAATGAAAAAGGTACCACGATTATTTTAACGACGCATTATTTGGAAGAGGCCGAAATGTTATGTCGCAATATCGGTATCATTCAATCAGGACGCTTGATTGAAAATACGAGCATGAAAGCATTGTTATCAAAATTACAGTTTGAGACGTTTTTATTTGATTTGGCACCTTTTGAAAAAGCACCAGAAATTGTTGGTTATCACAGTTCTTTTGAAGACGAGACAACCCTTGCCGTAGAAGTGGAACGTAATCAAGGAATCAACGAACTGTTTGAACAATTAACCAATCAAGGAATTAAAGTACTTTCAATGCGTAACAAGTCGAATCGTTTAGAAGAGTTGTTCCTAAAAATTACAGAAGAAAACCATCAAGTGGGGGAGAAACATGTTTAA
- a CDS encoding ABC transporter permease has protein sequence MFNLYFTALKSLAVKETHRYMRIWIQTLVPPVITTSLYFVIFGNLIGGRIGEMAGFSYMEFIVPGLIMMSVITSSYSNVASSFFSQKFQKNIEELLVAPVPTHVIIWGFVIGGLGRSILVGALVTLISLFFVPLHVYSWGIVVVTLLMTGTLFSLAGLLNGIFAKSFDDVSIVPTFVLQPLTYLGGVFYAISMLPPIWQTVSKVNPIVYMISGFRYGFLGTIDVPLALSMTILVLFIIVIYIACWYLIERGRGLRS, from the coding sequence ATGTTTAATCTTTATTTTACAGCTTTAAAAAGTCTTGCGGTGAAAGAGACACACCGTTATATGCGTATTTGGATCCAAACGTTAGTTCCACCAGTTATTACGACATCACTTTATTTTGTGATTTTTGGTAATTTAATCGGTGGTCGTATTGGAGAGATGGCAGGATTTTCGTATATGGAATTCATTGTCCCGGGCTTGATTATGATGTCAGTCATTACCAGTTCATATTCCAATGTTGCCTCTTCATTCTTCTCACAAAAATTTCAAAAAAACATTGAAGAATTGCTCGTAGCGCCCGTACCAACACACGTCATTATCTGGGGATTTGTGATTGGTGGATTAGGTAGAAGTATTTTAGTCGGTGCTTTAGTGACATTAATCTCTTTATTTTTTGTCCCATTACATGTGTATTCATGGGGAATTGTTGTGGTCACACTTTTGATGACGGGCACGCTGTTCTCACTGGCTGGTTTATTAAACGGAATTTTTGCCAAATCATTTGATGATGTATCCATTGTGCCAACCTTTGTCTTGCAACCATTGACCTATCTGGGTGGCGTTTTCTATGCCATTTCAATGTTGCCACCTATTTGGCAGACTGTTTCAAAAGTCAACCCAATTGTCTATATGATCTCAGGTTTCCGTTATGGCTTTTTAGGGACAATTGATGTTCCACTGGCTTTGTCGATGACTATTTTAGTGTTATTCATTATCGTGATTTACATTGCTTGTTGGTATTTAATTGAACGTGGACGTGGATTAAGAAGTTAA
- a CDS encoding cold-shock protein, whose product METGTVKWFNADKGFGFITAENGNDVFVHFSAIQGDGFKTLEEGQAVTFDIEEGQRGPQATNVVKA is encoded by the coding sequence ATGGAAACAGGTACAGTAAAATGGTTTAACGCAGACAAAGGTTTTGGATTTATCACTGCAGAAAATGGTAACGATGTATTCGTACATTTCTCAGCTATCCAAGGAGACGGCTTCAAAACTTTAGAAGAAGGTCAAGCAGTAACTTTTGATATCGAAGAAGGACAACGTGGCCCTCAAGCTACTAACGTTGTTAAAGCTTAA
- a CDS encoding MFS transporter: protein MLVVILSQTLGGLGLAAGITVGALIAQEILGTDNLAGIPSAIFTLGSSFAAFMFGRLTQKNGRRLGLATGFLLGGMGALGVIFATAVENIYFLFLSLFIYGFGTATNLQARYASSDLAEPQDRSKAISIAMVATTFGAVVGPNLSATMSNLAITWHLPPLTGAFILSACAYLASGILWFVFLRPDPYQVAKVLQQEKNMSEKIVPILDKRALFIGALIMIVTLMLMVLSLLLTTYLLITFMKKDIR, encoded by the coding sequence TTGTTAGTTGTCATACTCTCACAAACATTAGGAGGATTAGGGTTAGCGGCAGGTATCACTGTTGGTGCTTTAATTGCGCAAGAAATATTAGGCACGGATAACTTAGCAGGTATTCCGTCCGCTATTTTTACGTTAGGATCGTCATTTGCAGCATTTATGTTTGGACGCTTGACTCAAAAGAATGGGCGACGACTAGGATTGGCAACGGGATTTCTTCTAGGCGGAATGGGTGCATTAGGGGTTATTTTTGCGACTGCAGTAGAGAACATTTATTTTCTCTTTTTGTCGTTGTTTATTTATGGTTTTGGTACTGCAACGAATTTGCAAGCACGCTATGCTAGTTCGGATTTAGCAGAACCACAAGATCGTTCAAAAGCGATTAGTATTGCAATGGTGGCGACCACTTTTGGTGCAGTTGTCGGGCCGAATTTGAGTGCGACGATGTCAAATCTTGCTATCACATGGCATTTGCCACCTTTAACAGGGGCATTTATTTTGTCCGCATGCGCATATTTAGCTTCGGGGATTCTGTGGTTTGTTTTTTTACGACCAGATCCATATCAGGTAGCAAAAGTGCTTCAGCAAGAGAAGAACATGAGTGAAAAGATTGTTCCTATTTTGGATAAACGTGCGCTCTTTATTGGCGCATTAATTATGATTGTCACCCTAATGCTCATGGTTCTGTCTCTTTTATTGACAACGTATCTTCTTATTACTTTTATGAAAAAAGATATTCGATAA
- a CDS encoding cysteine hydrolase family protein, with product MIDKALLLIDVQQAFNDPKWGPRNNPTAEEKMQQILTECRKNHWTIIHVQHVSQSPDSVFYEQGTGFAIKEIVAPQTGEKIIHKQVNSAFIGTDLNDYLNEQKINTLAIVGLTTPHCVSTTTRMSGNLGYRTYLIADATAAFGMNDHHGNFIDAQTIHHYSLATLHEEFATVLDTNHFLQKIQNATV from the coding sequence ATGATAGACAAGGCATTATTACTCATCGATGTTCAACAAGCATTCAACGATCCAAAATGGGGCCCTCGCAACAACCCCACTGCAGAAGAAAAGATGCAACAGATTTTAACGGAGTGTCGAAAGAACCATTGGACAATTATCCACGTTCAACATGTCTCACAATCACCAGATTCCGTTTTCTATGAGCAAGGCACAGGATTTGCTATCAAAGAAATTGTTGCTCCACAAACAGGCGAGAAAATCATTCATAAACAAGTCAATAGTGCATTTATCGGCACTGATTTGAATGACTATTTAAACGAGCAAAAAATTAATACTTTAGCAATTGTTGGCTTAACCACACCACATTGTGTATCAACCACAACAAGAATGAGTGGAAATTTAGGTTATCGCACGTACTTAATTGCCGATGCTACAGCCGCATTTGGTATGAATGACCATCACGGTAATTTCATTGATGCCCAAACCATTCATCACTACTCGCTAGCAACCCTTCATGAAGAATTTGCCACCGTCCTAGATACGAATCATTTTCTTCAAAAAATACAAAACGCAACAGTTTAA